gagagagaagagggagagagcTAAAAACAAGGGTTTAAAAGCCAacacaaacactagggtttgtagagtttgctcttggcaacaaacactagggttgagattgattcaccttgaaaaacACTATTAGAATTGAGCCTCTTGGTCACTGGAAGAGATTGTGACTTTGgatagaattaggtttgaaggctaattcttgtaaccttttttatatctctttgtaaagttactcatcaatATAGTGGatcgaactgggtaaacaaatttcgtgttttctctctttctttctttccttctctcACTACTTTCTACttttgcttgtgtttataattgttacccactttattttggttgcttgattaattTACTCCAAACATCAAACATTTTATTGATGTGATTTTTGACGAATTCACTAACAAATTTCTTATTTGTAAACTAAGATGTAGGGAAAGGATTCTCTCGTATCATATGAGCTCCTTTCTAATCTTAGCATTTGATTTGGTagtgagagaaaaaagaaatgatagattataaaattaaaaggagAAGAAAGGATTTTAACGATTgagatttttgagaaaaaaacttGAGAGAATCATCTCCGGTAAGATATAGGTGAATACTTCGATACTCtcaaatatatacatcatcaatcATACTCTCAAACTGATTAAATCTCATGAGGTAATGATGTTGGTGAAGATGAGATATTAATGATCACGCAGATGATGGGGACATGAAAACAATGCAATGCAATTACTGCTACTTGCATGTCGTAAACAATGCAAACTTGTTATACACTTCGAATTTACAATGTCGTATCAACCAACTTGTTGCCACCTTGCAGACAGTACGTTACTCAATTAGAAAAAAGAATCGTAACAAATAGATGGAAGTCAAATTATAGCTGCTTACTTGTTAAGACTTTAGACTGTCTAATATTTCATCACAAATCATGAAAGTAATTTCCTATACACAAATagaaaatttactaaaaataaataacaataatatgagtaaaaaaataaaaataacaattatgaTAATTTTTCAGGTTTAAATTATATACCTCTTTTTATAATTCTTTAAGCTATTTATAACTTATCAACCAAGCTATAGTCCTAACTAAATAACATGGTTGATGAGTTTAGAGActttcctaaaaaataaattttgcctCAATTAATTGTCATATGTGCATTATTCGCAATCtactttaatcatttttttattaatatataaagacaaatattaataaataaaatattcgaTTTGCttcaataaatgttttcaaaatattaGTAATTATCAAATGTTGTACATTGACATgggtaaaagtaaaattgtaacaattattttaagataGAGTGGTTAAATAAATAGTTTGGAATTAAAATTTGGCTATGAAAATAAACAGCGAGCTGCTTACATGGAAAAGTCATAATATATGACACAATAATTCGGTAAGCAATGAAAGAAACACTTACagaatatatatcatttaattatttgaataacaataaaacattaattCTATGTGCAACATATATCTATGTGCAAAATACATATTAAACTCTAAAagaatatatcatttaattatttgaataacaataaaacattaattctttcgttttttcatttttatacaaACATTTATAGTGAAGATTCAAAGTGTAATCTGGTGGCATTATTTATCCGTAACAAGTCAAATatttcccttttaaaaaaaaaaaaaaagtcaaatgtatgtAATAATGGTCAGAATAAGAAATCACAATGCACAAAACTAGATATCATCAAAATTGTATTAATACTTCTGCATGCAGTTACGGAACGGTGACCACTTGGCACTTTATAAATACCCCCCTACCCTAAATGAATCTTGAGCAGCAAGGACTTCAGTAGCTAGGAGTCCCAAAAATAGTTCTATAAAAAGGGGTTTACTAATTATAGACAtataggaagaagaaaaaaaatggtgttgCTAGATTATTCCCAATGGTTGATCCTAGTAGCAGCTTTGTTGGGTGGATATGCATTTGTGTTTGGTTTCCTAAGGAGATTGAATGAATGGTACTATGTTGGTAGGTTGGGAAAATCACAAAATCTCCCACCAGGTGATATGGGTTGGCCTTTCTTTGGTAACATGCCTACCTTCCTTAAAGCTTTCAAATCTGCTGATCCTGATTCCTTCATCAATAACCTTGTTTCTAGGTACTCTTCTATCTATTTTGCTCATAGTGTGAATTTGAATTCTCTGCCGCATTTGTACGGTACAGTTACTAGAGAATCGTTGAATTATTTAAAGAGTTAAACTTTTGACTTTCAGTTTAACTAATTTCAACGATTCTGAAAGTATTGCACCGTATGTGGCTGTAGAGGAGTCAAAACATCTTTAGTACTACTCACAAAAgttattaatgttacttttattttattagatatGGAAAGACAGGTATGTATAGAACACATTTGTTTGGTAGTCCAAGCATCATAGTATGCACACCAGAGACATGTCGTAAGGTTCTAACCGACGAAGAGAATCTCAAGGTTGGATACCCTCATTCAACCATGGTCCTTACAGGTAAAAGATCATTCCATGGAATCTCAAATTCTGAACACAAACGTTTGAGACGTTTAATCACTTCTCCCATAAATGGTGACGAAGCATTGTCAACTTATATTAGTCTCATTGAGGATAGTGCTGTGAAACATTTAGAAGAGTTGTCTAAAATGAACACACCATGTGAGTTTCTTAAAGAGATGAGAAAGTTTGCTTTTGAAGTCATCACTACCATCTTCATTTCTTCTGATCGTGATCACGTGGACCTTGGTTTGGTTGAAAATTTGTACATTGATTTGCTTAAGGGAATGAAATCACTCGCCATCAATCTCACTGGATTTGCATTCCATAAAGCACTCAAGGTTAgtcataatagtttttttttttaataattaatcgGTACATGTTTGGTATCGCTGTGGATTCTTCGAAATTATGGTGAAccaccattttttttgttgcaaaatcaCATCGACTCGTCATAATTTTATGATATCAAACATGCATTTAGTATTCAACACCGACAAAACATTGATTTATGTGATGAGAATCAATTACTTTTATACGTGTCATTGTGGGGTTTCTAAGGCAAATATACCGTACCTTAAATAGAATCAGGATCAAAGGTCAATTTATTGTTGAACCAGCACCGCTCCAGAGGGTAAGACATGTACACGTATTTGTCAATGTCACACCATGCCATGCATCATAGAGACCGCAAATAAATTATGTAGCTAGTAATAATGATATTGAATTTATCAACTAAGTATATCGGTTGAATGGAACTTGACTCAGATTTCTGTCCTTTCTTTTAAATAAGATCTTAGGTTGAATtttatggataaaaaaaaatttgttagaaGGAAAGATATCATTAAAGGTAATCGGTCGAATTTCCTTCAGAAATTAATCATCGGTAAAGTCGGGGAATACTTCACAATGATGATGACATATTGACATGgttaaaaaatgcattaaagtTGTCAATTATGTGTATATAGATGAAAATGCAACATTCTTCATGTGATTGAGAAAATTAAGGGGATGGATTTTACTATTCAAtatattaattgattaatttatggTTGTGTGTTTAGGCAAGAAAGAAGTTGATGAAGCTATTGCAAGCCTTGGTGGATCAAAAAAGGAGgaataataataaagtaaaaaagatgaaaaaagatATGATGGATTTATTGATGGAAGTCAAAGATGAAGAGGGTAGGATGTTGGAGGATGAAGACATTATAGACTTGCTTCTTGTGTTCTTGTTAGCTGGTCATGAAAGCTCTGCTCATGGAATTTTGTGGACTATTATTTACCTCATTGATCATCCACATGTCTTCCAAAGGGCCAAGgtcttttaatattaatttcaagacttttttttccttcttaatCCATAGTTTATGGAAATGGTCCACATATAtacattttataataatgttGCATTTTCAAATCAAGTtactgaatttaaaaaaaataaaataaactatgcATCTTTCAGAAAGAACAAGAAGAGATCATGGAAACAAGGCCTTCCACTCAAAAAGGACTGAACCTTAAGGAAATTAAGCAAATGCAATATCTTTCAAAGGTATGTGAAATGTGAATTCTTTCTTGtcatattgttattattttagtaaggtataatatatatttacattaatataaattaatatattctaCATTATAGGTTATTGATGAGATGCTGCGCATAACAACAATCTCATTTGCAAATTTTAGACGGGCAAAAGTTGATGTTAACATCAATGGTTAGTTATTCCATTCCATATATTCACAATGTTTCCTCAGTTGATAATTTTGTACAACATTACATACAACTTCCTAGCTTGGTTTGGAGTTCCGGTAAAACAAAGTATGGGTTTTAAATTGCAGTTGCAGTCTCAATTTGTAACAAACCTTTAATTGAAGACAAATGCGAACAATGCAGCTGCAATTACGATTGCAGGATCTCTAAAAGAATTACGAAACTTGCGCAAAAAtgactaaaaatgaaaaaaattacaggTTATACAATACCAAAAGGATGGAAGGTCCTGGTTTGGAATAGAGGTGTTCACATGGATCCTGAAATTTACACCAATCCAAAGGAATATGATCCTTCCAGATGGGAGGTATGTACTCCAATCCAAGAgaatttgttattttcttaatGCATTGGTGAATTAAATTTGATGAACAAAATATGTAACAtgttatctttcaaaaaaaaaaaatatgtaacttATGTTATGTGTACTTAAAAAATGTGGTGTAGAATTACAAAGCAAAAGCAGGATCATTCAATCCATTTGGATTAGGAAGCAGATTATGTCCAGGAAGTGATCTAGCTAAACTTGAGATCACTATTTaccttcatcattttcttcttaACTACAGGTAGGTTAATACACACTTGCTTCCATTTTGCAACCATTGACTTATTGATGCATGCAAAGGAATAAAATAATGTATTCATATGctaagaaattaaataaataatcaattttgtcTATGATTGTTTTTGTCTTGCAGGATGGAGAGAATTAATCCAGATTGTCCAGTTACCTACCTGCCAGTGCCAAGGCCTAAAGATAATTGCCTTGCAAGAATTATAAAAGTAACATAAATCATGGGATTACTTAGTCTCTTAGTTAATATTCTTgtcaattatattatatttaaataaagttCAAGTCATAGGGTTTAGGCCATggaattataatataatttacatTAACATGTATGATGATAGCCAAGGAAATGGAGAAATCAAATGTTGGCACTTGTTTGTTAGtacattttttatcattgaatTTTGATTAGAATGAGTTTGTCCTTACTtgttaattattcaaataaattcaTGTCACGTAACGGAGTCatgaaaaattaagaaaaaaatggatCTTGCCCAACCTACCTCAATTTCCATCAACATCAAACCAAAAGTCACAAGCTCTTTGGCTTCTTCAGTTTTGAttagtcttttattttatgctaAGGATTAAAGTCATCTCAACGAATGGTAAGGTAACTCATCTCACTTGACTTGATCTCTTCTATTGGGTAAAGTATTACATTTAACTAGAtaagtggaaaaaaaattcttttactcaTTAATCAagtaaagaaatattttataaaaaaaaataaaaatgtaaactaATATTCAACAAATCCATGAAATTCAGACTTTCAACTAGTTTGTCGAGTATAGCTAATAGTTACTGATAAGTGGACAGGTTGCTAAGCGAAGCAAGAGAAACGTGCCCTTTGTTTCATGCCCAAATGTTTGTTGGGTTGCGACCGGGTGTGTGTGGTGTTGAAACCCCTCGTGGTGTGGTTTAGGGTTAAGTGTTGTAATTTGAACTAGTGTGTCGAGTATTAGCTACCAATTACCAATAAGTGGACAGGCTGCTGAGCGAAGACATATACACAATTGACCGAACTTCGCTATCAAACATGTGTTTTTAACTACGAAGcattcaaatgaaaataataatggaTAGAGGTGAATAAGAAATTTCCTTCTTAATTACATGACTAGATAGAAAGACTGACACACTGAAGTGTCGGTAACAATGACAATAGTAGCAAGGAAAgaacaataacaacttgaagCAATTCTATTGCACTTGAAGAAAGTAGATAACAATATCATagtacatatataaaaaaagagtCAGTCCcatatattgaaaattaatttcaatgtGCAGCATCTTCTTCCTCACAAAATTTTGTGTACTCCTTTGCACCCAACAAGGATTCTAATTCAGATGGATCACTTGGCTTTATTTTGATCATCCATCCATCTTCATATGGGCTTGAGTTGATCTTCAAGTcacaaaagtaataaaaataaataaataagtatgaACTTGTATAAGctgttaattaatttaaagaCAAAGACATTAAATGTTGACTTATTTCATAAGTCATGACATAAACATCTGTGTAACTATTTGAggtaagttgttttcagcttattttcataaacataCACCACTAGTTCACTTATCTCTTTAGCTTTGCAAAGTTTCTTATTCTCTATTTGattgtaaattaaaataacttattcataaGCTCTTATATTCAATAAGTACTTAAGTCATTCCTAAGTAATTAACCTTCTTGTCCTAAAAATGAGAGTGAGtgagtgaatgaatgaattacCAGGCCAGGTTTTCCAGTGAGCTTATCATTAACTTCAACAATCTCACCAGATATTGGAGAGTTTACATCACTTGTTGCCTTAACACTTTCAACAGCTCCGAAACCATTACCCTTTGTAACTGAACCCCCAGGTTCTGGAAGCTCCACAAACACAACCTCTCCAAGATGGTCCTGCAACCAACAAGTGCAATTAATTAAACAGTTTCAGCCTTCACCTAAGTTGTAAATTGTAATGATTATGTTAGTATATTAGCTTTATGTTAGTAGTTTCTCTTTCGTCAGGGTTTGAATCTCGATCATTTTCCTACTTTAACCCTTAGCTCAATTCAGTCAAGTTATGTAGTTCAGTTATAAGTTGCAGTAGTTAAAGTCTAATTCAATTTACATGCATACACATACTAGAGACCCATACACGAACATATTATagagaattatttttataacttAGTATCTGACCTAACAACCGACTAATCTGAGTGGTATAATACCACTGTCCACTTGTGGGGGCCTCATTTAAAACCAGAGCGCTCTGCATGGACATATTACGGAGAATGTTAAGGAGGAGAGGTGCAGTAAACTAACCTGAGCATGGTCAGTGATACCAATAGTGGCTACTGAGCCTTCATGCTTCACCCATTCATGTGAAGATGCATACTTGAGTCCATCCAACACTgcaaaaattgatataaatacatatatgtttCCACATTCATTCAACTTGATAGGAAAAAGGAGGGTACATATGAAAGAATACCAGTTGAGAAACATCTGGAGATGGAAAAAGGAGGGGAGAGATGTAAtctggaggaagaagaagagagtttGAGAGCATTGGCAGTTGAAGAAGCCCACATCCTCAGTGCCATTGTTAAGACTACTTCTGCTTctttgtgttgtgtttgtgaTAAGagtacaaataataataaaaatatcaatgaaaTGATGAGATAGATAGAGGTGTTGAATgtatgtgtgtttgtgtgttttcCTTT
Above is a genomic segment from Medicago truncatula cultivar Jemalong A17 chromosome 5, MtrunA17r5.0-ANR, whole genome shotgun sequence containing:
- the LOC11421816 gene encoding beta-amyrin 11-oxidase, giving the protein MGLLDYSQWLILVAALLGGYAFVFGFLRRLNEWYYVGRLGKSQNLPPGDMGWPFFGNMPTFLKAFKSADPDSFINNLVSRYGKTGMYRTHLFGSPSIIVCTPETCRKVLTDEENLKVGYPHSTMVLTGKRSFHGISNSEHKRLRRLITSPINGDEALSTYISLIEDSAVKHLEELSKMNTPCEFLKEMRKFAFEVITTIFISSDRDHVDLGLVENLYIDLLKGMKSLAINLTGFAFHKALKARKKLMKLLQALVDQKRRNNNKVKKMKKDMMDLLMEVKDEEGRMLEDEDIIDLLLVFLLAGHESSAHGILWTIIYLIDHPHVFQRAKKEQEEIMETRPSTQKGLNLKEIKQMQYLSKVIDEMLRITTISFANFRRAKVDVNINGYTIPKGWKVLVWNRGVHMDPEIYTNPKEYDPSRWENYKAKAGSFNPFGLGSRLCPGSDLAKLEITIYLHHFLLNYRMERINPDCPVTYLPVPRPKDNCLARIIKVT
- the LOC11433975 gene encoding glycine cleavage system H protein, mitochondrial; translated protein: MALRMWASSTANALKLSSSSSRLHLSPPFSISRCFSTVLDGLKYASSHEWVKHEGSVATIGITDHAQDHLGEVVFVELPEPGGSVTKGNGFGAVESVKATSDVNSPISGEIVEVNDKLTGKPGLINSSPYEDGWMIKIKPSDPSELESLLGAKEYTKFCEEEDAAH